From a region of the Bradyrhizobium diazoefficiens genome:
- a CDS encoding DUF488 domain-containing protein, translating into MAHPFFTIGHATRSIEEFVELLQDSAVTFLADVRTVPRSRTNPQYNRETLPQSLAAVSIGYEHIASLGGLRSRKREVPPETNAFWQNGSFHNYADHAMGAAFHEGLAHLRDLGQTRRCAIMCAETLWWRCHRRIIADYLLAAGETVFHILGPRQVKEAEMTPAAQVLADGRLAYPLES; encoded by the coding sequence ATGGCTCATCCGTTCTTCACCATCGGCCATGCCACACGGTCGATCGAGGAGTTCGTCGAATTGTTGCAGGACAGCGCGGTCACCTTCTTGGCTGACGTTCGTACGGTGCCCCGCTCCCGCACTAACCCGCAGTACAATCGCGAGACGCTGCCGCAATCATTGGCGGCTGTTTCGATCGGCTACGAGCACATCGCCTCGCTTGGCGGCCTGCGCAGCCGCAAGCGCGAAGTGCCGCCCGAGACCAACGCCTTCTGGCAGAATGGCAGCTTTCACAATTACGCCGACCACGCCATGGGCGCAGCCTTTCACGAAGGCCTCGCGCATTTGCGTGATCTCGGGCAGACGCGGCGCTGCGCCATCATGTGCGCAGAGACATTGTGGTGGCGATGCCACCGGCGGATCATCGCCGATTATTTGCTCGCTGCCGGCGAGACCGTGTTTCACATTCTCGGACCACGGCAGGTCAAGGAGGCCGAGATGACCCCGGCGGCGCAGGTTCTTGCCGATGGCCGCTTGGCCTATCCGCTGGAAAGTTAG
- a CDS encoding DUF2945 domain-containing protein, with protein sequence MPKSSTKSFKRGDHVSWNSEAGRVRGRILRIHTGNVDYKGHTHHASPDDPQYEIKSDKTDHVALHKGRALRLLKS encoded by the coding sequence ATGCCGAAGTCCTCCACAAAATCCTTCAAGCGCGGCGACCACGTCAGCTGGAATTCCGAGGCCGGCCGGGTGCGCGGCCGTATCCTGCGCATCCACACCGGGAACGTCGACTACAAGGGCCACACCCACCACGCGAGCCCGGACGATCCGCAATACGAGATCAAGAGCGACAAGACCGACCACGTCGCCCTGCACAAGGGCCGGGCGTTGCGGTTGTTGAAGAGCTGA
- a CDS encoding cell cycle two-component system response regulator CpdR, which translates to MPKILLAEDDNDMRRFLVRALENAGFQVSSHDNGMAAYQRLREEPFEMLLTDIVMPEMDGIELARRASELDPDIKIMFITGFAAVALNSDSDAPKNAKVLSKPVHLRELVSEVNKMLAA; encoded by the coding sequence ATGCCAAAGATCCTGCTCGCCGAAGACGACAACGACATGCGCCGTTTCCTGGTCAGGGCGCTGGAAAACGCCGGGTTTCAGGTTTCGTCCCATGACAACGGCATGGCCGCCTATCAGCGGCTGCGGGAAGAGCCGTTCGAGATGCTGCTGACCGACATCGTGATGCCGGAGATGGACGGCATCGAGCTCGCCCGCCGGGCCTCGGAACTCGACCCCGATATCAAGATCATGTTCATCACCGGCTTCGCCGCGGTTGCCTTGAACTCGGATTCGGACGCCCCCAAGAACGCCAAGGTGCTGTCCAAGCCCGTGCATCTGCGCGAATTGGTCAGCGAAGTGAACAAGATGCTGGCGGCCTAG
- a CDS encoding N-formylglutamate amidohydrolase translates to MTRFDGETSPAFEIMEPAQWRAPVIFNSPHSGSTYPDEFLAASRIDLPMLRRSEDSFMDELIGHLSERGFPTVRVNFPRSYVDVNREPYELDPRMFSGRLPSFANTRSMRVAGGLGTIPRVVGDGQEIYRDRILVDDALGRIETLYKPYHRALRRLINKVHQMFGTVVLIDCHSMPSVGVSRDEPRRPDVVIGDRYGTSCTPLLPDRVEETMSGLGYSIGRNKPYAGGFITEHYGNPASGLHAVQLELNRAIYMDERRRERSQRFAQVATDFGVLADVLATTIPFGDLGPFQAAAE, encoded by the coding sequence ATGACCCGGTTTGACGGCGAGACGTCGCCAGCCTTCGAGATCATGGAGCCCGCGCAATGGCGCGCGCCTGTTATCTTCAACTCGCCCCATTCCGGCTCGACCTATCCCGACGAATTCCTCGCAGCCTCCAGGATCGACCTGCCGATGCTGCGGCGGTCGGAAGATTCCTTCATGGACGAGCTGATCGGCCATTTGAGCGAGCGCGGCTTTCCGACCGTCAGGGTCAACTTTCCCCGCTCCTATGTCGACGTCAATCGCGAGCCCTATGAGCTCGATCCCCGCATGTTCAGCGGACGGCTGCCAAGCTTTGCCAATACCCGCTCGATGCGGGTCGCCGGCGGCCTCGGCACCATTCCGCGCGTGGTCGGCGACGGCCAGGAGATCTACCGCGACCGTATCCTGGTCGACGATGCGCTGGGGCGGATCGAGACGCTGTACAAGCCCTACCACCGCGCGCTGCGCCGGCTGATCAACAAGGTGCACCAGATGTTCGGCACCGTGGTGCTGATCGATTGCCATTCGATGCCCTCGGTCGGCGTCTCCCGCGACGAGCCGCGCCGACCCGACGTCGTGATCGGCGACCGCTACGGAACGAGCTGTACGCCGCTTCTGCCTGATAGGGTCGAGGAGACCATGAGCGGCCTCGGCTATTCGATTGGCCGCAACAAGCCCTATGCCGGCGGCTTCATCACCGAGCATTACGGCAATCCCGCGAGCGGCCTGCATGCGGTTCAGCTCGAGCTCAACCGCGCAATCTACATGGACGAGCGGCGGCGCGAGCGAAGCCAACGCTTTGCGCAAGTGGCGACCGACTTCGGCGTCCTCGCCGACGTGCTGGCGACCACGATTCCGTTCGGCGATCTCGGGCCCTTCCAGGCTGCGGCGGAATAG
- the hisN gene encoding histidinol-phosphatase: MTVIDFSAFIGRLATASGETILPFFRTSLSIDDKSQTKDFDPVTEADRAAEAVMRRLIRASFPQHGIVGEEFGNEREDADYVWVLDPIDGTKSFIGGFPIWGTLIALLHKGAPVYGMMHQPFIGERFSGDNGSANYKGPSGERRLQVRRCASLSEATTYTTSPLLMNERDRAIFGRIEQGARLSRYGGDCYSYCMLAAGHVDLVVETELKPYDIAALIPIVTGAGGVVTTWEGKPAQAGGRIIAAGDARIHEEAMRLLNQ; encoded by the coding sequence GTGACGGTGATCGACTTCTCCGCCTTCATCGGACGGCTCGCCACCGCCTCCGGCGAAACCATCCTGCCGTTCTTCCGCACCTCGCTGTCGATCGACGACAAGAGCCAGACCAAGGATTTCGATCCCGTGACGGAGGCCGACCGCGCCGCGGAGGCGGTGATGCGGCGGCTGATCAGGGCCAGCTTCCCCCAGCACGGCATCGTCGGCGAGGAATTCGGTAACGAGCGCGAAGACGCCGACTATGTCTGGGTGCTCGACCCCATCGACGGCACCAAATCCTTCATCGGCGGCTTTCCGATCTGGGGGACGCTGATCGCGCTGCTGCACAAGGGCGCGCCGGTGTATGGCATGATGCACCAGCCCTTCATCGGCGAGCGCTTTTCCGGCGACAACGGCTCGGCCAATTACAAAGGCCCCTCCGGCGAGCGCCGGCTCCAGGTTCGCCGCTGCGCCTCGCTCTCGGAAGCCACGACCTACACCACTAGCCCTCTGCTGATGAACGAGCGCGACCGCGCCATCTTCGGACGCATCGAGCAGGGCGCGCGGCTGTCGCGCTATGGCGGCGACTGCTACTCCTATTGCATGCTGGCCGCAGGCCACGTCGATCTCGTGGTCGAGACCGAGCTGAAGCCCTACGATATCGCAGCGCTGATCCCGATCGTGACCGGCGCCGGCGGCGTCGTCACCACCTGGGAAGGCAAGCCGGCCCAGGCCGGCGGCCGGATCATCGCGGCCGGCGATGCCAGGATTCATGAAGAAGCAATGCGGCTTTTGAACCAATAA
- a CDS encoding LysR substrate-binding domain-containing protein, with protein MRFDLVDLQLFIAVADQRSITRGAERSHLALASASARIKGLEEALAVALLKRGRRGVELTAAGESLLDHARLVIHQIDAMRGDLAGFASGVRASVHFLANTSGLSEHLPRALAGFLREHRDVAIDIEERESTDIASAITAGAADLGFAAEHALPDHIERFVFSEDRLTLVTSRRGPFAGRRQIDFQEAGACDFVGLTSATALQMHISKHAARLGMRPHFRARLRDFDAICQMVAADVGVALVPEAAARRCAKTMPLAMVRLRDAWANRRLAICARSFKALPRPAKMLVEHLRAAAA; from the coding sequence ATGCGCTTCGACCTCGTCGATCTCCAGCTCTTCATCGCCGTCGCCGATCAGCGCAGCATTACCCGCGGCGCCGAGCGCTCGCACCTGGCGCTGGCCTCGGCCAGTGCGCGCATCAAGGGGCTCGAGGAGGCGCTCGCCGTCGCTCTCTTGAAGCGTGGACGGCGTGGCGTCGAATTGACCGCGGCGGGCGAGAGCCTGCTCGATCACGCGCGCCTCGTCATCCACCAGATCGATGCCATGCGCGGCGACCTCGCCGGCTTTGCCAGCGGCGTGCGCGCGAGCGTGCATTTCCTCGCCAATACCTCGGGCCTGTCCGAGCATCTGCCCAGGGCGCTCGCCGGCTTCCTGCGTGAGCATCGCGACGTCGCGATCGACATCGAGGAGCGCGAGAGCACCGACATCGCGTCGGCGATCACCGCGGGCGCCGCAGATCTCGGCTTCGCCGCCGAGCACGCGCTGCCCGACCATATCGAGCGCTTCGTGTTCAGCGAGGATCGCCTGACGCTGGTGACCTCGCGCCGCGGCCCGTTCGCCGGCCGCCGCCAGATCGATTTCCAGGAGGCGGGGGCGTGCGACTTCGTCGGGCTGACCAGTGCCACCGCGCTGCAGATGCACATCTCGAAACACGCGGCCCGGCTCGGCATGCGCCCGCATTTCCGCGCACGCCTGCGCGATTTCGACGCGATCTGCCAGATGGTCGCCGCCGATGTCGGTGTCGCCCTGGTGCCGGAAGCTGCCGCCCGCCGCTGCGCCAAGACGATGCCGCTCGCCATGGTTCGCCTGCGCGATGCCTGGGCCAACCGCCGCCTCGCGATTTGCGCGCGCAGCTTCAAAGCGCTGCCGCGGCCGGCCAAGATGCTGGTGGAGCATTTGCGGGCGGCGGCGGCGTGA
- a CDS encoding sulfite exporter TauE/SafE family protein: MIDPLLVLIAAVFLIAGFVKGVVGLGLPTVSMGLLAVSMAPSRAIAIVIVPAIVTNIWQTFVGPHLRDILRRLWPLMIGTVIGCWLNAGALTGPHARYGTIVLGVLLVIYAVIGLNKFRFRVAPENERWVGGVVGVVTGVISASTGVQVIPSMPFMQAIGMEKDELVQALGVFFTTATLALAFNLTAGGLLTPANAVPGAVGLAMAFAGMFIGQSVRARMPAEAFRRWFLIAMILLGLYLAGSALLREFA, encoded by the coding sequence ATGATTGATCCGCTTCTCGTTCTCATCGCCGCCGTGTTCCTCATCGCTGGATTCGTCAAGGGCGTGGTCGGCCTCGGCCTGCCGACGGTGTCCATGGGCCTGCTCGCGGTGAGCATGGCGCCGAGCCGCGCGATCGCCATCGTGATCGTGCCCGCCATCGTCACCAACATCTGGCAGACCTTCGTCGGTCCGCATTTGCGCGACATCCTGCGGCGGCTGTGGCCGCTGATGATCGGCACCGTGATCGGCTGCTGGCTCAATGCCGGCGCGCTGACCGGCCCGCATGCGCGCTATGGCACGATCGTGCTCGGCGTCCTGCTCGTCATCTATGCCGTGATCGGTCTGAACAAGTTCCGGTTCCGCGTCGCGCCTGAGAACGAGAGATGGGTCGGCGGCGTGGTCGGTGTCGTCACCGGCGTGATCTCGGCCTCGACCGGGGTGCAGGTGATTCCCTCGATGCCGTTCATGCAGGCGATCGGCATGGAGAAGGACGAACTGGTGCAGGCGCTCGGCGTGTTTTTCACGACCGCGACGCTGGCGCTCGCCTTCAACCTCACCGCCGGGGGATTGTTGACGCCAGCCAATGCCGTGCCGGGCGCCGTGGGCCTCGCCATGGCGTTTGCCGGCATGTTCATCGGCCAGTCGGTGCGGGCGCGGATGCCCGCCGAAGCCTTCCGTCGCTGGTTCCTGATCGCAATGATCCTGCTCGGGCTTTATCTCGCCGGCAGCGCGCTGCTGAGGGAATTCGCTTAA
- a CDS encoding LysE family translocator produces MLGIHEIWLFILSGVLLNITPGPDSVYVIGRSMQMGWRGGAAAAFGISCGCFVHVAAAAIGLSALLMASSTAFSILKLVGAAYLVLTGLQMLWSRPVLGAAIDEPVRSSFRRVFLQGVFTNALNPKVALFFLAFLPQFVAADSPHKPLAFLTLGLIFISTGTLWCLVLAAFAAKAAHRLRNSEGVFAWVNRVLGSLFIYLGIRVAMLETR; encoded by the coding sequence ATGCTGGGCATTCACGAAATCTGGCTCTTCATCCTGTCGGGGGTGCTGCTTAACATCACGCCCGGGCCAGATTCCGTCTACGTCATCGGCCGCAGCATGCAGATGGGCTGGCGGGGCGGAGCCGCGGCTGCATTCGGCATCAGTTGCGGCTGTTTTGTCCATGTTGCGGCCGCGGCGATCGGACTTTCGGCCCTGTTGATGGCCTCGTCGACCGCCTTTTCGATCCTGAAGCTGGTCGGCGCGGCCTATCTCGTTCTCACCGGGCTTCAGATGCTGTGGTCGCGCCCTGTGCTGGGGGCAGCGATCGACGAACCGGTGCGGAGCTCGTTCCGGCGGGTCTTCCTCCAGGGTGTCTTTACCAACGCGCTCAATCCCAAGGTCGCGCTGTTCTTCCTGGCCTTCCTGCCGCAATTCGTCGCGGCTGATTCACCGCACAAGCCGCTCGCCTTCCTCACGCTCGGCCTGATCTTCATCTCTACGGGAACGCTGTGGTGCCTGGTGCTCGCGGCATTCGCGGCGAAAGCCGCCCACCGGCTGCGCAACTCCGAGGGCGTGTTCGCCTGGGTCAACCGCGTGCTCGGCAGCCTCTTCATCTATCTCGGCATCCGCGTCGCCATGCTGGAGACGCGGTAA